A genomic stretch from Telmatocola sphagniphila includes:
- a CDS encoding type I phosphomannose isomerase catalytic subunit encodes MTTFAPLPFDPIFKPALWGGRKLKPFFGLPATEEAIGEAWILSDQGDNASVVTDGPWQGKTLRELLESHPHELIGSSKLPGGRFPILLKLIDAADKLSVQVHPTDDLSTRFPAPDGKPHPGLGKTEAWVILEAAKDSEIYAGVKPGTTAESIRDDLKKGSITNWLHEFHPKRGDCLFLEAGTVHAIGKKIFLFEIQQTSDITYRLFDWNRVDAKTGKPRDLHIEPSLACIDYARGPVAPVVPKLELEQEGTCERLVSCRYFELWRWSMQQEFAVGAPGKCRVVVCTGGAGTLLSSSQQFELKPGSVYLLPAELGGVWCIPAGTIELMECGIP; translated from the coding sequence ATGACTACCTTTGCTCCCCTGCCCTTCGACCCGATTTTCAAACCCGCTCTCTGGGGCGGCCGAAAATTGAAACCGTTCTTCGGACTTCCCGCCACCGAGGAGGCTATCGGCGAGGCTTGGATTCTGTCCGATCAGGGGGATAACGCCAGCGTGGTGACTGACGGCCCCTGGCAGGGAAAAACGCTACGGGAACTCCTCGAAAGCCATCCGCACGAATTGATCGGCTCCTCCAAACTGCCTGGCGGCCGTTTTCCGATTCTGCTGAAATTGATCGATGCAGCGGACAAGCTTTCCGTGCAGGTGCATCCCACCGATGATTTATCGACTCGATTCCCTGCTCCCGACGGCAAGCCGCATCCGGGATTAGGTAAAACGGAAGCCTGGGTGATTCTGGAAGCCGCCAAGGACAGCGAGATCTACGCCGGTGTCAAGCCAGGTACAACAGCCGAGAGTATTCGCGACGATCTTAAAAAGGGTTCGATCACTAATTGGCTGCATGAATTCCATCCCAAGAGGGGTGACTGCCTGTTTCTGGAAGCGGGAACGGTACACGCCATCGGCAAGAAGATCTTTTTGTTCGAGATTCAGCAAACCAGCGATATTACTTATCGGTTGTTCGATTGGAATCGCGTGGATGCCAAGACGGGCAAGCCGCGCGATTTACATATCGAGCCGAGTCTGGCTTGCATCGATTATGCCCGAGGGCCGGTCGCACCTGTGGTTCCCAAACTGGAACTCGAGCAGGAAGGGACCTGCGAGCGATTGGTCAGCTGCCGGTATTTCGAGCTCTGGCGCTGGTCGATGCAGCAGGAATTCGCGGTCGGTGCCCCGGGCAAATGTCGCGTGGTGGTCTGTACGGGAGGAGCGGGAACGCTCCTTTCCAGCTCGCAGCAATTTGAGCTTAAACCGGGTTCGGTCTATTTGCTCCCGGCCGAATTAGGGGGAGTCTGGTGCATACCGGCGGGCACGATCGAGTTGATGGAATGCGGGATTCCGTGA
- a CDS encoding PQQ-dependent sugar dehydrogenase → MRTAFVAGLVTLIAVLIAQQFAIERSVAGADSAPLKRVPWQSSHIQGSPEPPPPFKLERVGKEVQFYHPTAVTFIPGTRHAVVTEQDGKVFSYNPDQDAKPKLLIDLRKECTTMAQTKGAKRVDQLFGIVFDPKFSTNHFVYLSYTVKGDGDVKNWPEGTRVSRFSLKEGATPRIEAQSEEILITYLEGGHNGACLQFGPDGYLYISTGDSADPSPPDSHKTGQDNSDLLCCVLRIDVHHPVQGKKYSIPKDNPFIGQKQYDGKEIRPEIWAFGFRNPWKMSFDRQTGELWVGDVGWELWEMIHKVTRGGNYGWSIMEASQPINTSWPRGPGAIIPPVIELPHTMAASITGGYVYRGKKFPQLLGKYVFGDWETKRLWAAQVRGMNLEKLEEIADPTIRVVAFGEDGDGEVYVLDYDNGGLYTLAANKVEGDSWKKFPRTLSASGLFKDVPNHIPSEGVYEFEIQSPQWQDGATAQRLVALPGASAINWYDEPRPIPGQVVWHNYQLHPPKDAVYVKTISLETEVGNPKTRRRVETQLLHFDGEQFRGYSYAWRDDQSDADLVSGEGADKDFEITDASLPYPKRRLTWNYLSRAQCLQCHNSWAEGTLGFQIPQLQKTSLKKLCSLDLLKRFDKQGKNIPQASPELLKISNRLANPASETEPLEARARAYLHANCGHCHRFGGGGSVQVVLNAEMKKEEMKAIGVVPQQGSFNIKEGQLIYPGHPEKSILAYRLSKFGSGRMPHLASDWPDLAGARLVAAWIQSLKSEQATTAPGTQDSTSALQAILNWKDFTKEQRLRLVNEARQTSDGFVKDLFEGYFPLEPGERKLGSNPKPQKILALVGDVERGKALFFRESLQCISCHKIGEKGLNVGPELTKIGAKRRKAELLESILLPSRRIEQEYQVLQISTMEGKQISGLVVRKSGNSITLKDAKNQETTIATQDIEKSAISSISLMPEGLVRDLTPQQAADLVEFLESLK, encoded by the coding sequence ATGCGTACAGCTTTCGTCGCAGGCTTAGTCACTCTTATCGCTGTCCTGATCGCGCAGCAATTTGCTATTGAACGATCTGTAGCGGGGGCCGATTCAGCACCTCTTAAGCGCGTGCCGTGGCAGTCTTCGCACATTCAAGGCAGTCCCGAGCCTCCGCCGCCATTTAAGTTGGAAAGAGTAGGAAAAGAGGTCCAGTTCTACCATCCTACCGCGGTCACTTTCATTCCGGGGACACGCCACGCTGTAGTTACCGAGCAGGACGGCAAAGTCTTCTCTTATAACCCCGATCAAGACGCCAAGCCGAAGCTCCTCATCGATTTGCGAAAAGAATGCACGACCATGGCTCAGACGAAAGGAGCCAAGCGCGTCGATCAACTTTTTGGCATAGTCTTCGATCCGAAGTTTTCGACCAATCACTTCGTCTATCTCAGCTACACGGTCAAGGGCGATGGGGATGTAAAGAACTGGCCGGAGGGAACTCGCGTTTCCCGCTTCTCGTTAAAAGAAGGAGCCACGCCGAGGATCGAGGCGCAATCAGAAGAGATATTGATCACTTATCTCGAAGGAGGCCATAACGGTGCCTGCCTGCAGTTTGGGCCGGATGGTTACCTCTATATCTCTACCGGCGACTCGGCCGATCCCAGCCCACCCGATTCCCACAAGACCGGCCAGGACAATTCCGATCTGCTCTGTTGCGTTTTGCGCATCGACGTGCATCATCCGGTGCAGGGCAAAAAATACTCGATTCCCAAGGACAATCCTTTCATCGGTCAGAAACAGTACGACGGAAAAGAAATCCGTCCGGAGATCTGGGCCTTCGGTTTCCGCAATCCCTGGAAGATGAGTTTCGACAGGCAGACAGGAGAGTTGTGGGTCGGCGATGTCGGTTGGGAACTCTGGGAGATGATTCACAAAGTCACCCGCGGCGGCAACTACGGCTGGAGCATCATGGAAGCCAGCCAACCCATCAATACTTCCTGGCCGCGCGGCCCCGGGGCGATTATTCCTCCGGTAATCGAGTTGCCGCACACCATGGCCGCCAGCATCACGGGCGGTTACGTTTACCGAGGCAAGAAGTTCCCCCAGTTGCTTGGCAAATATGTCTTTGGCGACTGGGAAACCAAAAGGCTTTGGGCCGCGCAAGTGCGGGGGATGAATCTTGAGAAATTGGAGGAGATTGCCGATCCGACTATACGCGTAGTGGCTTTCGGCGAAGATGGCGACGGTGAAGTGTACGTTCTCGACTACGATAATGGGGGCCTCTACACACTCGCCGCCAATAAAGTCGAGGGCGATAGCTGGAAGAAATTCCCAAGAACACTCAGTGCCAGCGGACTATTCAAAGATGTTCCCAATCATATCCCGTCCGAGGGTGTGTATGAATTCGAGATCCAGTCACCCCAGTGGCAGGATGGAGCCACCGCTCAGCGCTTAGTCGCTCTACCCGGGGCTAGTGCAATCAATTGGTACGATGAACCGCGACCCATCCCCGGCCAGGTGGTCTGGCACAACTATCAGCTGCACCCGCCCAAGGATGCCGTTTATGTCAAAACGATTTCTCTCGAAACCGAGGTTGGCAATCCGAAAACCCGACGGCGTGTAGAAACACAACTGCTGCATTTCGACGGAGAGCAATTCCGCGGTTATTCCTATGCCTGGCGAGACGATCAGTCGGATGCCGATTTAGTCTCGGGCGAGGGAGCCGATAAGGATTTCGAGATTACCGATGCTTCACTTCCCTATCCCAAACGCAGGCTGACCTGGAACTATCTGAGCCGGGCCCAGTGCCTGCAATGCCACAACTCCTGGGCGGAAGGCACGCTCGGTTTTCAGATTCCGCAACTGCAAAAGACATCACTGAAAAAATTGTGCTCGCTGGATTTACTCAAGCGGTTTGACAAGCAGGGAAAAAATATCCCTCAGGCTTCGCCCGAATTGCTGAAGATTTCAAATCGTTTAGCGAACCCTGCCTCGGAAACTGAACCTCTGGAAGCGCGCGCCCGGGCCTATTTGCACGCCAACTGCGGCCATTGCCATCGCTTCGGCGGCGGCGGTTCCGTTCAAGTAGTGCTCAATGCGGAAATGAAAAAAGAGGAGATGAAAGCAATTGGAGTTGTTCCTCAGCAGGGCAGCTTCAATATCAAGGAGGGTCAGCTGATTTATCCGGGACATCCGGAGAAAAGTATCTTGGCCTACCGCCTATCGAAATTCGGTAGTGGCCGGATGCCGCATCTGGCCAGTGATTGGCCCGACCTGGCCGGTGCTCGTCTCGTTGCGGCCTGGATCCAATCGTTGAAATCCGAGCAAGCCACTACGGCGCCGGGCACCCAGGACTCCACGTCGGCATTACAAGCGATTTTGAATTGGAAGGATTTCACGAAGGAACAACGACTGCGCTTGGTGAATGAAGCTCGACAAACTTCCGATGGGTTTGTAAAAGATCTGTTCGAGGGGTATTTCCCGCTGGAACCCGGAGAACGCAAGCTGGGTTCGAATCCGAAACCTCAAAAAATTCTTGCATTAGTAGGGGATGTTGAGCGAGGCAAGGCTCTTTTCTTTCGAGAATCCTTGCAGTGCATCTCCTGTCATAAGATCGGCGAGAAAGGCCTAAATGTCGGGCCGGAGTTAACCAAAATTGGCGCCAAGCGTCGAAAAGCCGAACTCCTGGAAAGCATCCTTTTGCCGTCTCGACGAATCGAGCAGGAGTATCAGGTGCTGCAAATTTCGACGATGGAGGGGAAGCAGATTAGCGGTCTGGTGGTCCGAAAATCTGGCAATTCGATTACTTTGAAGGATGCGAAAAATCAGGAAACGACGATCGCTACCCAGGACATTGAAAAGAGTGCGATCAGTTCGATTTCCTTGATGCCTGAAGGTCTGGTCCGGGATTTAACGCCGCAGCAGGCCGCGGATCTGGTGGAGTTTCTGGAGAGTTTGAAATAG
- a CDS encoding tetratricopeptide repeat protein, translating into MKPSSVFRKFMIVVASMVCVGYLVFRAAYTFNHSTNYATFASLFLYIGELFGIINLLLYFLQVWEVKEPAAMPVIEGRTVDVFVPTYNEDPQLLRATLEACVRMDYPHRTFVLDDGRRPEVAALAHELGVNYITRPDNRHAKAGNLNNAFEQTDGEFVIILDADHVPEPHFITRLIGYFADERVGFVQTPHAFYNFDSFQAQLNHKSRKYWEEGDLFYRVIQPGRNHWNAPIFAGSAAMFRRSSLKDIGYIAVETITEDLHTGMRMHARGWKGIAITERLVAGQAAPDITTFHAQRLRWGEGNLSIMAYDQPLTMRGLSMPQRLCYFGSMIHWASGVFKLAIYMTPILMLFTGVPPVREFSWELAVVTVVYLLVSLMALKIVSNGYGSIINSELFSMVNFWTQIKATFRAIFRRRFQRFVVTPKRASAGPRTVWPYIRPQTYIIIAGVLALFWGWSRPALGISNDYYKSMVPTFWVLLHIYFAYLVTRRAFWPADKRYATRHVVHLPVEYDSLAHGETRFGVSVDLNDSGMSLIAYEKLPTDREIRLMLRGASEVLKLKGEIRSVNELARGRVIDGYRYGIAFKNLTTPQIDAINRICLQYAVPRMYAEYDKGNRNTRWNRFVNWRDRGMAQRRGSNRYPYHLPLIVNPGTSEETACYSSTEDISRDATATFVDVNIPANTVVGFMMPTPLGDVRGLGRVVRSSPQFFGGRTYYRCIMEFQDFEGQGRTTLQSLVNPVETAHLNAVLKPDKKPIIPRMGIPILIISLIAIPLIIAQLGVFRVVHRDDFKLRELIQTKPDDITSIQQQELDRIYNDTKKDPYPTTDRLVLMLEALSKVGRQRDPEAANMVRELASRDEKNLELRSSVVGAMDQLRLQQDAEVEYQKLQELEKRGGFKNRPDLVKKFHLAGARVAFKSGNFALAAERFKEIAAGEPNDLALRRECAGVMIEARRYKEAADLLFDTPNLDVEGRQFLVAALTLDKQYEKAEEEAKKLLELAPNDPKHQAILAEVYSARNYHQQSRVILEKLLAQNPNDTNILLKLAQIDLSSQQWEDALLRLQSLIENNETSAPVVEAWVDAASSYPKTLTEKQKQTALMIFDRESKQPSPKPVFLARLSWVLQHQLNEIGKSRTMLEHALRMAPSDQTVKDQLAGVLIKAGEWEEAIKIMGGSSNLAARKLMVGVLIKKGELDKAEMEARSILDQNRDDIEIEKLVADIHSWKKEFDKALTMYEKMRAANPSDRSIQARIAEITLWKGTDYPGALAKYTKLLEDEFDFQFNRKQPTQQIWDGFIDAASGAASLDAAQTRMALKVASAKLKLEKPDPIMLSRMAWVLLRSVDSGEARQEADKLLTKAVEMKPTDPAVKRELAGVLAKAEKYEEAVKMMEGVPYGDSDRITLAFLYSGFKNFDKAEEQINALLAKQPTDKKLLKMKADLMSWKGTPAEQDKALAAFEQLVKDFPDDPEFPVRQAEIVLWKKEYETALGKFQTLLNQYPDNPNIWAGFATAAANINRELPVDTIALAKRILDRALVTELKNPLLYARMAMLSTKLKDAAKTEIFVNRAVQNKPTDSVERKELAGLLMGINRSREAVKMYEGLKLNIEDRKNYIYAAASAEDLNTSAKQARLLVQDAPKDRVAQRILADVLSWKGDFQESLTIYERLLRSSKDDNTLKIDVANVNLWMNAYPEAMKRYQNLLGEKFEQASLWEGFIDAASSASLSVTLTEEQKRLALQIYDQWSRIEITDASRLSRLGWVMYKVGDLSKASATMDRALRLNPPEPSVRKELAGVLAALKRNTEALALVKDLPNLNFAERNTLATLLSANKRFDEAEAELRTLVKAKPNDPELRRQLADVLLWNGRYQDAEAMYANLLRNMPANTDVKLVEDVQLKLAQTSLWGGNGPIAAERFQALMKKDANNPEYIAGYIDSLSTLKDISADQEKAIRTINAKIQTLKTSETDPQRIADVQKRLLSNMGRIMAKLSLKSRDGAFDKARSRQLYMQAIAMDPQSRALWQRYAQSLFDMREFGEADQILTSIIAGDVPTLPKNGN; encoded by the coding sequence ATGAAGCCATCCTCCGTTTTTCGCAAATTCATGATCGTCGTGGCGAGCATGGTTTGCGTCGGCTATCTGGTGTTCCGCGCGGCCTACACCTTCAATCATTCCACCAATTATGCCACCTTCGCGTCCCTGTTCCTCTACATTGGGGAACTGTTCGGCATCATTAACTTGCTGCTTTACTTCCTGCAGGTTTGGGAAGTGAAAGAACCGGCGGCCATGCCGGTGATCGAAGGGCGAACCGTCGATGTGTTCGTTCCGACATACAACGAGGATCCGCAACTTCTGCGAGCGACCCTCGAAGCCTGCGTTCGCATGGATTACCCGCACCGCACCTTCGTCCTCGACGACGGACGTAGGCCGGAAGTAGCGGCCCTCGCCCACGAACTCGGTGTGAATTACATCACCCGGCCCGATAATCGCCACGCCAAAGCCGGGAACCTGAATAACGCTTTCGAGCAGACCGACGGTGAATTCGTCATCATCCTCGATGCCGACCACGTTCCGGAACCTCACTTCATTACCCGACTGATTGGATACTTCGCCGACGAGCGAGTCGGTTTTGTCCAGACGCCGCACGCTTTTTACAACTTCGATTCGTTCCAGGCTCAGTTGAATCACAAATCGCGCAAGTACTGGGAAGAAGGCGATTTGTTCTACCGGGTGATCCAGCCTGGTCGTAATCACTGGAATGCCCCGATTTTCGCCGGTTCGGCGGCCATGTTCCGTCGGAGTTCGCTCAAGGATATTGGCTATATCGCCGTTGAAACGATCACCGAAGACCTGCACACCGGGATGCGTATGCACGCTCGGGGCTGGAAAGGAATCGCCATCACGGAACGACTGGTGGCCGGTCAGGCCGCTCCCGATATCACCACCTTCCATGCTCAACGCCTGCGTTGGGGTGAAGGTAACCTGTCGATCATGGCCTACGATCAACCGCTGACGATGCGCGGCCTGTCCATGCCGCAGCGGCTATGCTACTTCGGCTCGATGATTCACTGGGCGAGTGGTGTTTTCAAGCTCGCGATTTATATGACGCCGATTTTGATGCTCTTTACGGGCGTCCCGCCGGTGCGTGAATTCTCCTGGGAATTGGCCGTCGTTACCGTCGTTTACCTACTCGTTTCGCTGATGGCTTTGAAGATCGTCAGCAACGGCTACGGCTCGATCATCAATTCCGAACTGTTCTCGATGGTGAACTTCTGGACGCAGATCAAGGCGACTTTCCGGGCGATTTTCCGTCGCCGCTTCCAGCGATTCGTGGTGACGCCGAAGCGAGCCTCGGCCGGGCCTCGAACCGTCTGGCCTTACATTCGACCGCAGACTTACATCATCATCGCGGGTGTGCTCGCCTTGTTCTGGGGTTGGTCCCGACCGGCTCTGGGAATTTCCAATGACTATTACAAGTCCATGGTGCCGACGTTCTGGGTGCTGTTGCACATTTATTTTGCCTACCTGGTGACGCGCCGCGCCTTCTGGCCGGCGGATAAACGCTATGCTACCCGGCACGTTGTTCACCTTCCGGTGGAGTACGATTCGCTCGCGCATGGCGAAACTCGCTTTGGTGTGTCGGTCGATCTGAACGATTCGGGTATGTCTCTCATCGCCTACGAAAAACTGCCCACGGATCGGGAAATCCGCCTGATGCTACGCGGAGCGAGCGAAGTGTTAAAGTTGAAGGGGGAAATTCGCTCGGTCAACGAACTGGCCCGCGGGCGCGTTATTGATGGCTATCGTTATGGCATCGCTTTCAAGAACCTGACCACACCTCAGATCGATGCAATCAATCGAATTTGTCTCCAATATGCTGTGCCGCGCATGTACGCCGAGTACGACAAGGGGAACCGCAACACCCGCTGGAATCGCTTCGTCAACTGGCGCGATCGGGGTATGGCTCAGCGTCGCGGCAGCAATCGGTACCCGTATCACCTGCCACTGATCGTCAACCCCGGTACCAGCGAAGAGACGGCCTGTTACTCTTCAACCGAAGATATCAGCCGGGACGCTACCGCCACCTTCGTGGATGTGAACATCCCCGCCAATACAGTTGTCGGTTTCATGATGCCGACCCCACTGGGCGATGTTCGCGGCTTGGGACGCGTGGTTCGATCCTCGCCGCAATTCTTTGGCGGCCGAACCTACTATCGCTGCATCATGGAGTTTCAGGATTTTGAAGGCCAGGGACGAACCACTCTGCAATCGCTGGTAAATCCGGTCGAAACCGCCCATTTGAACGCCGTCCTGAAGCCGGATAAAAAGCCGATCATTCCCCGCATGGGCATTCCGATTCTGATCATCAGTCTGATTGCCATTCCGCTGATCATCGCTCAATTGGGTGTGTTCCGCGTAGTGCATCGCGACGACTTCAAGCTGCGGGAATTAATCCAGACCAAGCCGGATGACATCACCAGCATTCAGCAGCAGGAACTGGATCGTATTTACAACGACACCAAGAAAGATCCCTATCCGACGACGGATCGATTGGTTTTAATGCTGGAAGCACTTTCCAAGGTGGGACGACAGCGCGATCCCGAAGCGGCCAACATGGTCCGCGAGCTCGCCTCTCGCGACGAGAAGAATCTGGAATTGCGCAGCTCGGTGGTCGGAGCTATGGACCAGTTGCGTCTGCAGCAGGATGCCGAAGTGGAATATCAGAAACTTCAGGAACTGGAAAAACGGGGCGGTTTCAAAAATCGACCCGATCTGGTCAAGAAGTTCCATCTCGCCGGCGCCCGTGTGGCGTTCAAGAGCGGCAATTTCGCGTTGGCCGCGGAGCGATTCAAGGAAATCGCTGCCGGGGAACCGAATGATCTCGCTTTACGCCGAGAATGTGCCGGGGTGATGATCGAAGCCCGGCGCTACAAGGAAGCCGCCGACTTGCTCTTCGACACTCCCAATCTGGACGTGGAAGGCCGTCAGTTCCTGGTGGCCGCGCTAACGCTGGATAAGCAGTACGAAAAAGCCGAGGAAGAGGCCAAGAAACTGCTCGAACTCGCGCCGAACGATCCGAAGCACCAGGCGATCCTCGCGGAAGTTTACAGCGCTCGCAATTATCATCAGCAATCTCGAGTGATACTCGAAAAACTGCTGGCTCAGAACCCTAACGACACCAATATCCTGCTGAAATTGGCTCAAATCGATCTTTCGAGTCAACAGTGGGAAGATGCTCTGCTGCGTCTGCAATCGCTTATCGAAAATAATGAAACTTCAGCGCCCGTCGTCGAAGCCTGGGTCGATGCCGCTTCCAGCTATCCGAAGACACTCACCGAGAAGCAGAAGCAAACCGCCCTCATGATTTTCGATCGCGAGAGCAAGCAACCTTCGCCCAAGCCGGTGTTTCTGGCTCGACTCAGCTGGGTGCTACAACATCAACTGAATGAAATCGGTAAGTCGCGCACCATGCTGGAACATGCCCTTCGGATGGCCCCTTCCGATCAGACGGTGAAGGACCAGTTGGCCGGGGTGCTGATTAAAGCCGGCGAGTGGGAAGAAGCCATCAAGATCATGGGAGGCAGCAGTAATCTGGCCGCCCGCAAACTGATGGTGGGCGTCCTGATCAAGAAGGGGGAACTCGACAAAGCGGAGATGGAAGCCCGTTCGATTCTCGATCAGAATCGGGACGATATCGAAATCGAAAAACTGGTGGCCGACATTCACAGTTGGAAGAAGGAATTCGATAAAGCCCTGACTATGTACGAAAAGATGCGTGCGGCCAATCCGTCCGATCGCTCCATTCAGGCTCGAATCGCGGAAATCACGCTCTGGAAGGGCACAGATTATCCGGGAGCGCTGGCCAAGTACACGAAACTGCTGGAGGACGAATTCGACTTCCAGTTCAACCGCAAACAACCCACCCAACAGATTTGGGACGGTTTCATCGATGCGGCCTCCGGAGCCGCCAGCCTGGATGCCGCACAAACACGCATGGCACTGAAAGTCGCCAGCGCCAAGCTGAAGCTCGAAAAACCGGATCCCATCATGCTATCCCGCATGGCTTGGGTGCTGTTACGGTCAGTCGATTCGGGGGAGGCGCGGCAAGAAGCCGATAAGCTTCTGACCAAAGCTGTGGAAATGAAGCCGACCGATCCCGCAGTGAAAAGAGAGCTGGCAGGCGTGCTAGCCAAGGCCGAGAAATACGAAGAGGCCGTCAAGATGATGGAAGGCGTGCCCTATGGGGATTCCGATCGGATTACCCTCGCTTTCCTTTATTCCGGTTTCAAGAACTTCGACAAGGCCGAGGAGCAGATCAACGCCCTGCTTGCCAAGCAGCCAACTGATAAGAAGCTGCTGAAGATGAAGGCCGACCTGATGAGCTGGAAGGGAACACCCGCCGAGCAGGATAAAGCTCTCGCCGCCTTCGAACAACTCGTTAAGGATTTCCCCGACGATCCCGAATTCCCGGTTCGACAGGCCGAAATCGTTCTGTGGAAGAAGGAGTACGAAACGGCGCTCGGGAAGTTTCAAACCTTGCTCAACCAGTATCCGGACAACCCGAATATCTGGGCAGGTTTCGCAACCGCCGCGGCCAATATCAACCGCGAACTACCGGTAGATACGATCGCACTGGCCAAGCGCATTCTGGATCGCGCTTTAGTGACGGAACTTAAAAATCCGCTGCTCTATGCTCGAATGGCCATGCTTTCCACGAAATTGAAGGACGCAGCCAAAACCGAGATTTTCGTCAACCGAGCCGTTCAGAACAAGCCGACCGATTCCGTGGAACGGAAAGAACTGGCCGGCTTGCTGATGGGAATCAACCGATCCCGTGAAGCCGTGAAGATGTACGAAGGGCTGAAACTCAATATTGAAGACCGCAAGAACTACATTTACGCTGCCGCTTCGGCCGAGGATCTCAATACTTCGGCGAAGCAGGCCCGTTTGCTGGTTCAGGATGCCCCGAAAGATCGCGTGGCCCAACGCATTCTGGCCGATGTGCTGAGTTGGAAGGGCGATTTCCAGGAATCGCTGACAATTTACGAACGCCTCCTGCGAAGTTCCAAGGACGATAACACGCTGAAGATTGACGTTGCCAACGTCAATCTCTGGATGAACGCCTATCCCGAAGCCATGAAGAGATACCAGAATCTGCTTGGGGAGAAATTCGAACAGGCTTCGCTCTGGGAAGGCTTCATTGATGCCGCTTCCAGCGCCTCGCTTTCGGTTACACTTACCGAGGAGCAAAAACGGCTCGCCCTGCAGATTTACGATCAATGGTCGCGAATCGAAATTACCGATGCCTCTCGTTTGTCTCGTCTGGGTTGGGTGATGTATAAGGTGGGTGACCTGTCGAAAGCCTCGGCCACCATGGATCGCGCTTTGCGATTGAATCCGCCCGAACCGTCGGTCCGCAAAGAACTGGCGGGAGTGCTGGCGGCCCTGAAACGCAACACAGAAGCTCTGGCACTCGTGAAGGATCTGCCCAACCTGAACTTTGCCGAACGCAATACGCTGGCCACCTTGCTGAGTGCCAATAAACGCTTCGACGAAGCCGAGGCAGAATTGCGGACACTCGTCAAAGCCAAGCCGAACGATCCGGAACTGCGTCGCCAGTTGGCCGATGTATTGCTCTGGAACGGCCGCTATCAGGATGCCGAGGCGATGTACGCCAATCTTCTGCGGAATATGCCGGCCAACACCGACGTCAAACTGGTTGAGGACGTGCAACTGAAGTTGGCCCAGACCTCCTTGTGGGGCGGCAACGGACCTATCGCGGCAGAACGCTTCCAGGCTCTGATGAAGAAAGATGCCAACAATCCGGAATACATCGCCGGGTACATCGATTCGCTCTCGACGCTTAAGGATATTAGCGCTGATCAGGAAAAGGCGATTCGGACCATCAACGCCAAGATTCAAACGCTCAAGACCAGCGAGACCGATCCGCAACGCATCGCAGACGTTCAGAAACGGCTCCTGAGCAATATGGGCCGGATCATGGCGAAGTTGAGTCTGAAGTCACGCGACGGAGCTTTCGATAAAGCTCGTAGCCGACAGCTCTACATGCAGGCCATTGCCATGGATCCGCAATCCCGGGCTCTCTGGCAACGTTATGCCCAATCGTTGTTCGACATGCGGGAATTCGGCGAGGCCGATCAGATCCTGACGTCGATCATCGCCGGGGATGTTCCCACCCTGCCCAAAAACGGAAATTGA